One window from the genome of Sphingomonas lacunae encodes:
- a CDS encoding TonB-dependent receptor, giving the protein MNRFDTSRTLIAALALGVSSLALATPAMAQDTDSEAEFEGIGDIVVTAQKREENLQDTPISIVALDAGALEQRGVNSLSDLFTGSLPSLRISPFLGRASAVTIGMRGLVPVDATQVTRDPTVGIYVDSVYMGRVSGLGMELSDIERIEVLRGPQGTLFGRNTIGGAVSVVTRRPTGEFGLDMRGGIGNYDSRMVAAHLNLPSIGGVAIKIDGLYSDRGGLVLNPDPNFLDYGEIRKYGFKVSALWEPMDGLSLLYSYDRSYDDSTSAYSDITATDQAAAVRPSFITLREGRVRTGRIGVPVLRNPQRASGHSLLAELDLTDNLTLRSITAWRELNSVQWDQDTGAVTSWGPNRTFGRLSYALVDQSQFSQEIQLLGEVGEFTYVVGGYYFDEDGADEAIVYSAGRLNATNTGVVLFPQPIADGGAAIPDRAARVNVRSTALFGQFTWSPEAVDGLHVTAGLRYTDDSKEGLLTAIRGVNPNLNFEFSSSRIDPMLTVAYDINDDVNAYMKLSRAYRAGGANTRSSILRPFGEEELLAWEAGIKADLFDRRARFNLAAYTSHLSNQQVDFINPAFVSNTETVNAPETRRIRGVELDVTLAPVRNLILGMNYVYTDAPSTPVRNIFSGVIQQVSSAFTPEHAATFTFDYTFPPLSFGELRLHFDANTAGDYIANNTVTYKADSAFLINGRLTLGDIAMAGGTLEVALWAKNLTNVTYNYFDFRVATRQTSTIYNDPRTYGVQARIRF; this is encoded by the coding sequence ATGAACAGGTTTGACACTTCACGTACATTGATCGCGGCGCTGGCTCTAGGCGTCAGCTCTCTGGCACTCGCCACGCCCGCCATGGCCCAGGACACCGACAGCGAAGCCGAGTTCGAAGGCATTGGCGACATTGTCGTCACCGCGCAGAAGCGCGAGGAAAATCTCCAGGACACACCGATCTCGATTGTCGCGCTTGACGCGGGCGCGCTCGAACAGCGCGGTGTCAACTCGCTGAGCGACCTGTTCACCGGCAGCCTCCCGTCGCTTCGTATCTCACCCTTCCTGGGCCGTGCGTCGGCCGTGACGATCGGGATGCGCGGATTGGTCCCGGTCGATGCGACCCAGGTGACGCGCGACCCCACCGTCGGCATTTATGTGGACAGCGTCTATATGGGACGCGTTTCGGGCCTTGGTATGGAATTGTCCGATATCGAGCGCATCGAAGTGCTCCGCGGACCGCAAGGAACATTGTTCGGTCGGAACACGATCGGCGGAGCAGTCAGCGTGGTGACCCGGCGACCGACGGGCGAGTTCGGCCTGGATATGCGCGGCGGGATCGGCAATTACGACAGCCGCATGGTTGCCGCGCATCTCAACCTGCCGAGCATCGGCGGGGTCGCGATCAAGATCGACGGTCTGTATAGCGACCGGGGAGGCCTGGTCCTCAACCCGGATCCCAATTTCCTCGATTACGGGGAAATCCGCAAATATGGGTTCAAGGTCAGCGCCCTTTGGGAACCGATGGACGGACTGTCCCTGCTGTATTCCTATGACCGGTCATATGATGATTCCACCAGCGCCTACAGCGACATCACGGCGACGGATCAGGCGGCTGCAGTCAGGCCCAGCTTCATCACCCTGCGTGAGGGCCGGGTGCGCACGGGCCGGATCGGGGTTCCGGTACTGCGCAATCCGCAACGCGCCAGTGGCCATTCCCTGCTGGCCGAATTGGACCTGACCGATAATCTGACGCTGCGTTCCATTACCGCATGGCGCGAACTCAACTCGGTGCAGTGGGATCAGGACACTGGCGCAGTCACCTCCTGGGGACCCAACCGCACATTTGGGCGCTTGAGCTATGCGCTGGTGGATCAGAGCCAATTCAGTCAGGAAATCCAGCTGCTCGGTGAAGTGGGCGAATTCACCTATGTCGTCGGCGGCTATTATTTCGACGAGGATGGCGCGGACGAAGCCATCGTCTATTCGGCCGGGCGCCTGAACGCGACAAACACCGGCGTGGTGCTGTTTCCGCAACCTATAGCTGATGGTGGCGCCGCGATTCCTGACCGTGCCGCGCGGGTCAATGTCCGATCGACCGCACTTTTCGGCCAGTTTACCTGGTCGCCCGAGGCGGTTGACGGCCTGCATGTGACCGCCGGCCTGCGCTACACGGATGACAGCAAGGAGGGTCTGCTGACCGCCATCCGCGGAGTGAACCCCAACCTCAATTTCGAATTCAGTTCGAGCCGCATCGATCCGATGCTGACCGTCGCCTATGACATCAATGACGACGTCAACGCCTATATGAAGCTCAGCCGGGCCTATCGCGCCGGCGGGGCGAACACCCGCTCGTCTATCCTGCGGCCCTTTGGCGAAGAAGAATTGCTCGCCTGGGAAGCCGGCATCAAGGCCGACCTGTTCGACCGTCGCGCCCGGTTCAACCTGGCGGCCTATACCAGTCATCTTTCGAATCAGCAGGTTGACTTCATCAACCCGGCCTTCGTGTCCAATACAGAAACCGTGAATGCCCCGGAAACCCGCCGCATCCGCGGTGTGGAGCTGGACGTTACACTTGCTCCGGTACGCAATCTGATACTCGGGATGAATTATGTTTACACCGACGCTCCATCGACACCGGTGCGCAACATTTTCTCGGGTGTGATCCAGCAGGTCAGCTCGGCGTTCACCCCGGAGCATGCCGCAACTTTCACCTTTGACTATACCTTCCCACCCTTGTCCTTTGGTGAACTGCGGCTGCATTTCGATGCAAATACCGCCGGCGATTACATCGCCAACAACACCGTCACCTACAAGGCGGATAGCGCCTTCCTGATCAACGGCCGCCTGACGCTGGGCGACATCGCCATGGCAGGGGGCACATTGGAAGTGGCTCTTTGGGCCAAGAACCTTACCAATGTGACGTACAACTATTTCGACTTCCGTGTGGCCACCCGCCAGACGTCGACGATCTACAATGATCCGCGCACCTACGGTGTGCAGGCGCGGATCAGGTTCTGA
- a CDS encoding IclR family transcriptional regulator: MGLALAVVERVAEAQPIGASDLARRMDLPKATVHRVLLALEAYGWLERDGGVRPRWSVTVRPISIAGRAIEHKSGLRTAALSIMDALRAETGETVHLGLLQGEKILLIERIDGVKSVNIFLPVGTSWDLTWSSGGKAVLAHMPADQLAVFMQSPRYRRKSETDVIPPEELAAELAQIRRQGFAISVGGGASFSSSVGAPIFDSQGCALAGLSISGAANRLRERQLMELAPRVVEAARRINIGMALQT, from the coding sequence GTGGGTCTTGCCTTGGCGGTGGTGGAGCGGGTGGCCGAAGCGCAGCCAATCGGCGCCAGTGATTTGGCCAGGCGGATGGACCTGCCGAAGGCGACGGTGCACAGGGTGCTTCTGGCCCTGGAGGCTTATGGATGGCTGGAACGCGATGGCGGAGTCCGGCCACGCTGGTCAGTGACTGTCAGGCCTATTTCCATTGCCGGGCGAGCCATTGAGCACAAGAGCGGCCTTCGCACCGCAGCCCTCTCAATTATGGATGCCCTGCGTGCAGAGACGGGGGAAACAGTGCATCTGGGCCTGTTGCAGGGCGAGAAAATCCTGCTGATCGAGCGCATTGACGGCGTAAAGAGCGTCAACATCTTCCTGCCGGTTGGAACGAGCTGGGATTTGACCTGGTCGAGCGGAGGCAAGGCGGTTCTGGCCCATATGCCAGCCGATCAGCTGGCGGTTTTCATGCAGTCGCCTCGATACAGGAGAAAGTCGGAAACGGATGTCATCCCCCCCGAGGAACTGGCGGCCGAACTGGCGCAGATACGGCGACAGGGCTTTGCAATTTCAGTCGGGGGCGGGGCGTCTTTCAGCAGTAGCGTGGGAGCCCCTATCTTTGACAGTCAGGGTTGCGCGCTGGCTGGCCTGTCGATCAGCGGTGCGGCCAACCGCTTGCGGGAACGACAGCTGATGGAGCTGGCCCCGCGGGTGGTCGAAGCCGCACGGCGGATCAACATAGGCATGGCCCTGCAAACATAG